Proteins from a genomic interval of Piscinibacter sp. HJYY11:
- a CDS encoding PD40 domain-containing protein, whose translation MRLSITALTLIAALVGCGGKSESSPAAPQCSGFSSGTVPTLQMNQLLFDSDRNDSRHEIYVMRTDGSCVSRLTNNALYENWWPRASPDRTRILFYRSPAGDPENYFNASLWVMNADGSGQTQLIADGGNGWAAHGHGEWSPDGTRIAMFGALSTTRAEIFVTDANGQNPVQYTNRNGWNTDVSWSPNGATLLFNGCANPAVCAPANYELFALNATPLAAAVQITNDSLADYDAYYSPDGTKIAWLVNVNPAANGGIGRWAIRIAIVGQSATYLIDDGNINSKPAWSLDSQTIYFHRMVPAEGLRFRVFSIRPDGTGLTELTPGTSTGNSEHPSN comes from the coding sequence ATGCGTTTGTCGATCACCGCCCTCACCTTGATCGCAGCGCTCGTGGGATGTGGGGGCAAGTCGGAGAGCTCGCCCGCCGCACCGCAATGCTCGGGCTTCAGTTCGGGCACCGTGCCGACGCTGCAGATGAACCAGTTGCTGTTCGACTCTGACCGCAACGACAGCCGGCATGAGATCTACGTGATGCGCACCGACGGCAGCTGCGTCAGCCGTCTCACGAACAACGCGCTGTACGAGAACTGGTGGCCGCGTGCCTCGCCCGACCGCACCAGGATCCTCTTCTACCGATCACCGGCAGGCGACCCCGAAAACTACTTCAACGCCAGCCTGTGGGTGATGAACGCCGACGGCAGCGGTCAGACGCAACTCATCGCCGATGGCGGCAACGGCTGGGCCGCGCACGGCCACGGCGAGTGGTCACCCGACGGCACCAGGATCGCGATGTTCGGGGCGCTCAGCACCACGCGCGCCGAAATCTTCGTCACCGATGCGAACGGGCAGAACCCGGTGCAGTACACCAACCGCAACGGGTGGAACACCGACGTGTCGTGGTCGCCAAACGGTGCCACCCTGCTCTTCAACGGCTGCGCCAATCCGGCCGTGTGCGCGCCCGCGAACTATGAGCTCTTCGCGTTGAACGCGACGCCCCTCGCCGCCGCGGTGCAGATCACCAACGACTCGCTGGCCGACTACGACGCCTACTACTCACCCGACGGCACCAAGATCGCGTGGCTCGTCAACGTGAACCCGGCCGCGAACGGCGGCATCGGCCGCTGGGCGATCCGCATCGCCATCGTCGGCCAATCGGCGACCTACCTGATCGACGACGGCAACATCAACAGCAAGCCGGCGTGGAGCCTCGACAGCCAGACGATCTACTTCCACCGGATGGTGCCGGCCGAGGGCCTGCGCTTCCGCGTGTTCAGCATCCGGCCAGATGGCACGGGGCTCACCGAGCTGACGCCGGGCACTTCGACGGGCAACAGCGAGCACCCGTCGAACTGA
- a CDS encoding S49 family peptidase has translation MNPEDNTSPAATPAEAAAAVPPAPPAAPATAVPTPLEQTLAVFARDYLADRRAERRWRVFFRLSWLVFFLLVVWMALSSRTSSTAPSSPHTALVEVRGEIAADTEASAELLVAALKNAFQDEGAQAVVLRFNSPGGSPVQAGIINDEIKRLKALYKKKVYAVIEEECASGAYYIAVAADEIYADKASIVGSIGVLMDGFGFTGTMEKLGVERRLITAGENKGIGDPFTPLSEKHRAYTQAMIDQIHRQFIQVVKDGRGKRLKMNGETFSGLFWNGEEAVKLGLADHLGNLDYVAREVVKAEEIIDYTPKENVAERLAKRFGASVGEGAVKAMRGLPSLR, from the coding sequence ATGAATCCCGAAGACAACACCTCGCCGGCCGCCACGCCGGCTGAAGCCGCTGCTGCCGTTCCCCCTGCGCCGCCAGCAGCGCCCGCCACTGCCGTGCCCACGCCGCTCGAGCAGACGCTCGCCGTCTTTGCCCGCGACTACCTGGCCGACCGCCGCGCCGAGCGGCGCTGGCGGGTGTTTTTCCGCCTGTCCTGGCTCGTCTTCTTCCTGCTCGTGGTGTGGATGGCGCTGAGTTCGCGCACCAGCTCGACCGCGCCCAGCAGCCCGCACACCGCGCTGGTGGAGGTGCGCGGCGAGATCGCCGCCGACACCGAGGCCAGCGCCGAGTTGCTGGTGGCCGCGCTGAAAAACGCCTTCCAGGACGAAGGCGCGCAAGCCGTCGTGCTGCGTTTCAATTCCCCCGGCGGCAGCCCGGTGCAGGCCGGCATCATCAACGACGAGATCAAACGCCTGAAGGCGCTCTACAAGAAGAAGGTCTACGCGGTGATCGAGGAAGAGTGCGCCTCGGGTGCGTACTACATCGCCGTGGCGGCCGACGAGATCTATGCTGACAAGGCCAGCATCGTCGGCTCGATCGGCGTGCTGATGGACGGCTTCGGCTTCACCGGCACGATGGAAAAGCTCGGCGTCGAGCGCCGCCTCATCACCGCCGGCGAAAACAAAGGCATCGGCGATCCGTTCACGCCCTTGTCCGAGAAGCACCGTGCCTACACGCAGGCCATGATCGACCAGATCCACCGCCAGTTCATCCAGGTGGTGAAAGACGGCCGCGGCAAGCGCCTCAAGATGAACGGCGAGACCTTCTCGGGCCTGTTCTGGAACGGCGAAGAGGCTGTGAAGCTGGGCCTCGCTGACCACCTGGGCAACCTCGACTACGTGGCCCGCGAGGTGGTGAAGGCCGAGGAGATCATCGACTACACGCCGAAGGAAAACGTGGCCGAGCGGCTGGCCAAGCGCTTCGGCGCGTCGGTCGGCGAAGGCGCGGTGAAGGCGATGCGCGGGTTGCCCTCACTTCGATGA